The following is a genomic window from Anopheles aquasalis chromosome 3, idAnoAquaMG_Q_19, whole genome shotgun sequence.
CGCACACTTGCTTTCACTTGCACACGGTTTTCGCTGGAATCTCCGCTCCGCCTTGCTGgttcgcgcacgcacgcacgtattCCGTGAGATGCACACTTACGTCGCCCACATCACCGCCACTAATCGCCAAGATGGAAAATCCGCACCGCACTTTTCCGGGGCaatttttcgtttcgatcgcgGCCAATTTTTTGCTGTAAAATGGCTCGACAGCAAAACTGGCTTAACGAGTGGCTCTACGTAGCGCGCGGCCCAGTCCGATCCTGGCCGTATAGACAGGGCACCGGATAATGTTGGCCATCTGGAAATCCGTGCCCACTGTGAGAGGATCTGGATTTGGAAATCGGTTGCACGGTTGGAAACTAAAATTTATTTCTAGTAAAACGAACAATTTACGAAGCAAGGCTCTTCTCCTTCCCACAAAAAGCCTATTAAACGAACCACCACGTTGTTTGCAGGTGAGGCTAGTGCGCTGCTCTTTTTCCGCATTTAACTGCTAGttctttgtttctcttttaaGGCAACCTGCACGCAGCTGAAGAATTGCCGGGTTGCCGAAATCCATATCCGGGTTCGGAATTTGAGGAAGAGCGGTTGCTTGCGGGCCAACCACTTCCAGCAATCCTTCCAATCGAACAAGCGGATTTTTGCGGTGCACCGCAAAAGATGTGTGCCCTGCCGGCTCCTCCATCTTCCGGGCAACTAGATGCGCCGAAAGCTCCCTCAGCTTCCGGGCAACTAGGTGCCCCGACAGCTCCCTCAGCTTCCGGCCAACGTGCCCCACTGGCTTCTTTAGCTTCCGGCCCACCTGTGCAGCAATATCCAACCGGAGAAATCCCGCTGTTTCCGATAAACTCTCTACGGCTATTGAGTCGGGTAGAAATCCTTTGCGGGACCAACCACGATATGGTGGTTAGGCAGCTTTACAGGTTGTTTATCAAAAAGCATCCAAAGTACTTGCCGTACAAGGCCGCAAGTTTGATGGCAAGAGTAATTTTCACACGAGAATTTTTAGCTACCTGTAGCTGGTCAGGAAGATACTCTAAGGCCAACGGCTCACAAATTGCTCTGCAAAATTTCCCACTCACGCTTGATTTGTTTAAGCAAAGCGTCCAAGCGTTGCACCCTGAATTTTGTAACCAGCAGAATTTCTTTACACGCTTTTGCGGAGACTGTAAATATGCAATAAAAAGTCGGGACAACGAataaatatcaacaaaaagcacacaacAACTTTCTTTCCTTGGAAAATTTACCTATGTCCTATGGAAAGTCACCTATGGTCacattgctgttgttcttGATGAACGCTTCTGGCCTCCGATTGCATTGGGCATCTTTCTGCAAAAGATGGTCGATAAACACCTGAACCGGGATGGCCAACAGCTTACATCCGGCGTCTCTGCCACCGTCCTCGGCTGCTAGGGGTCCCAGCCCAGGTCCATCGTTGCTATAGTCCCCGCGGATGGCGCACGTTGTGCGACCTATCGTGGCAGCTTCCGAGCGCTCTCGGGCGGGTGAAGTAGTGTGCTGTGATTTTCTTCGTATCCAGGACGTTCCCAACCGAGACGGAACCTGCATAGCATACTGGGTTGTGAGTTGGTTGCTTATTTAGTAATTTTtctaaaacccttttttccaacTTCGAAATTTCTTTCTGACGATGACCGAGCTAATGCTGCACATGTCCTCAGCTCAGACCCGCAACCTTGGTCATTCAGTTATGGTTCTGGTaagtttatttttccaaatcTCTTCACTTTTCCTCTCATTTTTTCATCCGTACGCATACCACATCGAAGTAAGCCTTGCGGCATActaatctttttctttccaatcATCGATAGAAGAACACGCCGACGACGAGATTGCCGGTCCATCCGGATTATCTGTACGTATGTTCCTTAACGTGATGTAGCACTCGTTTTGCCAACGGTTCGTAACACATCTTAATTATTTGCCaaatctttcttttttccaaaatagCTCCAACACTTTTCTATTATGACGACGATTTTTTGCTTATGCTACAATGAACGCGATTCTTCGCGACAACGCAAAGTATCACATGTTATCTAAATCCGCATTACACaatcctctttctctctctactaCTCTAGTTCGCCAGAAACCGTATCCGCCTAATCGCCGACAGTTGCGTATCCAAGAGCATATTCCGCATTTACTGCCATCCGGCATTCAATCCGCGAACGCCACATTTGTAGAAACAATCTCAACACGAATCCGACGAGCAGCACAATTGCTAGGAAGCAAACTAGCATCAACAGGTCTATGCCAAGCTGGCtctcgctggccaccggttggaCACGCTGAAGGATGACTTcccgtgcaccaccaccaccaccaccaccaccaccagccgtgCTTTGCTCATCATTAACGGCAGCTTGAACCATGGAGACGTCCTTTACACTACCGCGAAAATACGGCGACACCCGTGGACTGCGATAGATCACGCACAATACTTGGGCGACCACAAATGGCGCCCTTAGCCATCCCCAGTCGATGGTAGATTAAATTAGCACGTCTCCATCAATCACCACCTGTAGTATCATTGGCCTTACATCCTTCCAACGGCCACAACGGCACCGAGGTTCAACCAATCATCGTGTAATCTGTCGCGATAATTCACAATTATCGTCATATTGCGAGGTTTGGCTTGACACCattcaccgtcatcatcgtcgtcgagtggTGTTCCGATGGTTACTTTATGTTCCGTTATCTACTCTCTACAATAGCCTGGTCGTGCGCTAAAACAAAGATTCAGTTGTGTCGATGCACCAGCTCCAACTAACTGTCCCTCGGGTGGGGGGTTTATTCCCGAGCGATGATTGATCATGTTTCGTAAGGGCACCACCCTGAGTAGTTGTTTCATCCAAGCAGCCTGTATGGTCCTAGGGACAGCGGTAACAAACTTTTGCCTTTATCTAGTGCATCTACTAAGGGATCGTGACCTTGACACTCCACGCGTTCTCACACGCTCCTCCTTTATCTTGCGTATCTAGGATAGAAGTCACTGCTCTGTATCAGCTGATAAGAACTGCAGTCTCTATATCAGTATGGCTTAAAACAAATACACATCAGTACTGGTCAGCACAGTGGAGCTTCCAGAGTGTCGTTTCTGCTTCTACAGCCAAGCCTTCGTCATGgatcatccagcaccaccaacggacgCACTTCCCTACCAGAGCACCAACGAACCATCCGAAACCAGTGCAGTGTACCCTACGCTGAGTCGATTCTCTGATCGTCTGGCAACGTTCGAAAATTCCAACTGGCCATCAAAGCACTCTGGCAAGATTGTGCAGCTTGCCTCGATCGGGTTCTTCTATACCGGTACGGGAGATTTTGTGAAGTGTTTTCAGTGTGGCCTCGGTTTGTCGCAATGGGAGTCAGGCGATGATCCACAACAGGAGCACGAGAGCCATAATAACGGGTGTAACTATTTCAACAAGTTCTTGAAACTCGAACCATGCATTTATCATGCCGCTGATGGGCGTTCAGCCTTATCGCGACTACCATG
Proteins encoded in this region:
- the LOC126578765 gene encoding baculoviral IAP repeat-containing protein 7-B-like, whose translation is MDHPAPPTDALPYQSTNEPSETSAVYPTLSRFSDRLATFENSNWPSKHSGKIVQLASIGFFYTGTGDFVKCFQCGLGLSQWESGDDPQQEHESHNNGCNYFNKFLKLEPCIYHAADGRSALSRLPCDDPADCEFCRWEREAENRLPVDTTDEL